One Thiocapsa bogorovii DNA segment encodes these proteins:
- a CDS encoding efflux RND transporter periplasmic adaptor subunit has product MGSARRQIGIALALPIGIALLLAGCNQTPAGNAAPAAPPPPEVGTVTIVARPTTLTTELPGRTVPYRIAEVRPRVSGLIQERLFTEGGEISAGQVLYQIDPAVYQAAYDSAEAALARSQATLDRARLKADRYALLAKSKAVSQEDNDDTQAALKEAAASVAVDQAALERARIDLAYSRVASPIAGRIGRSRVTQGALVTANQAEELATVQQIDPIYVDLTQSSTQLLKLRRALADGGLERPEGEQAKVTLILEDGRIHPHAGRLESSEVTVDQGTGTVTLRATIPNPEQELLPGMFVRARVEEGIRPDAILVPQQGVQHDRRGNPIALVVNDEGTVEERKIETTRTIGDHWLVDAGLEPGDRVIVEGSQKARPGTQVRVTDLGDQPGFAAVR; this is encoded by the coding sequence ATGGGATCCGCCCGCCGTCAGATCGGCATCGCCCTCGCCTTGCCGATCGGCATCGCACTGCTCCTCGCCGGATGCAATCAGACGCCTGCCGGCAATGCCGCGCCCGCGGCACCTCCGCCGCCCGAGGTCGGCACGGTCACGATTGTCGCCCGCCCGACCACGCTGACGACGGAGCTTCCCGGCCGCACCGTACCTTATCGGATCGCGGAGGTGCGACCACGCGTCAGCGGCCTCATCCAGGAACGGCTCTTCACCGAAGGCGGCGAGATCAGCGCGGGCCAAGTGCTTTATCAAATCGACCCGGCCGTCTACCAGGCGGCTTACGACAGCGCCGAGGCCGCGCTGGCGCGCTCGCAGGCGACCTTGGATCGGGCGCGGCTGAAGGCCGATCGCTATGCGCTTCTCGCCAAGTCCAAGGCGGTCAGCCAGGAGGACAACGACGATACCCAGGCGGCGCTCAAAGAGGCCGCGGCCAGTGTCGCTGTCGATCAGGCCGCTTTGGAGCGCGCGCGGATCGATCTCGCCTACAGTCGGGTCGCGTCGCCGATTGCCGGACGAATCGGACGTTCGCGGGTCACGCAAGGTGCCCTGGTGACGGCCAACCAGGCCGAGGAGCTGGCGACGGTGCAGCAGATCGATCCCATTTACGTCGACCTCACCCAATCCAGCACCCAGTTGCTCAAGCTGCGCCGCGCCTTGGCCGACGGCGGCCTGGAGAGACCGGAGGGCGAGCAGGCGAAGGTGACGCTCATCCTGGAGGACGGCAGGATCCATCCGCATGCCGGACGCCTCGAATCCTCCGAGGTCACGGTCGATCAGGGAACCGGTACGGTCACGCTGCGCGCCACCATCCCGAACCCCGAGCAAGAGCTTCTGCCGGGGATGTTCGTCCGCGCTCGGGTGGAGGAAGGCATCCGCCCGGACGCCATCCTGGTTCCGCAACAGGGTGTCCAACACGACCGTCGCGGCAACCCGATCGCCTTGGTCGTGAACGACGAGGGCACGGTGGAGGAGCGCAAGATCGAGACGACGCGCACCATCGGCGATCACTGGCTGGTGGACGCCGGGCTCGAACCGGGCGATCGCGTCATCGTCGAGGGCAGCCAGAAGGCCCGGCCGGGCACGCAGGTCCGGGTGACGGACCTCGGCGATCAGCCGGGCTTCGCAGCGGTGAGGTGA